One Halorhodospira halophila DNA segment encodes these proteins:
- a CDS encoding AMP-binding protein, whose amino-acid sequence MLVRRLKEGGQRDAVRALDRDDLHRWDYQAVAELAQQLSAGLVEAGVDRGERVALFAPNSAEWVVACLAILDAGAVVTPLDTQMPRAELTHALADSGARRIFTGGEAARRLEGLELEQSLEMIRLDEPAGSGRSWRDWLREDGPAAPEITPADPATLFYTSGTTGMPKGVPLTHGNITANLNALLGQELAQRDDRIFVPLPYHHVYPFTLGLITPLALGASIVLPYSVLGPQIVRALREGDATIILGVPRLYEALDGAIRGRVAERGARAERLFEGMLRLSRAARHRLGWPLGRRLFRSLHQRMAPSVRMVVAGGAPLNPEIGERLRDLGWEVATGYGLTETSPILTYNPPDRLRLKAAGLPLPGVELRIDPVEEGARTGEVLARGQNVFQGYWHLPEKSAEVFTPDGFYRTGDLGWFDEEGYLHLEGRASEMIVLAGGENVDPERVEGALSAAEAVRDAGVLEHEGRLAAVLFPDPQAVRDLDDEQVRQRLNQALHEAAGVLPSHHQISTYRVSSDPLPRTRLGKLRRHKLRELFEMLGEGAKAAETGPMPEERMAVEDQQLLQIPTARRVWEGLVRRYPRVRLTPDSNLRLDLGLDSLGWVDLTLELRGSVGVALEEEALGRIETVRDLLREAAEAAEISPDESRGPGLVEQLRDPEAMLSDQQLRWMLPRTRFERLLGAIFYGIDQVLFRAYAPVRVEGLENLPERDPVLLVPNHLSAVDPPALGSIMRYARIVRMRWGGWTGLLFSNRLVRLVSRACLVLPIDPHTGPRGSLALGAKALRDGYGLVWFPEGRRSADGSLQAFQPGVGLLLQAQSVPAIPVWIEGTDRVMPIGTRLLRPGRITIRLGEPVSAETLDAEGEGETPELRIAAALEQRVRRLGQAEPGQAE is encoded by the coding sequence ATGCTGGTGCGCCGGCTTAAGGAGGGCGGGCAGCGTGATGCCGTCCGGGCGCTGGATCGGGATGATCTTCACCGCTGGGATTACCAGGCCGTGGCCGAGCTCGCTCAGCAGCTGAGCGCCGGGCTGGTGGAGGCCGGTGTGGACCGCGGCGAACGGGTGGCGCTGTTCGCGCCGAACAGCGCCGAATGGGTGGTTGCCTGTCTGGCGATCCTCGATGCCGGCGCGGTAGTCACGCCGCTGGATACCCAGATGCCGCGTGCGGAGCTCACCCACGCCCTCGCTGACAGCGGTGCGCGGCGGATCTTTACCGGCGGCGAAGCGGCGCGCCGGCTTGAGGGGTTGGAACTCGAGCAGTCGCTGGAGATGATCCGTCTCGACGAACCGGCGGGGAGCGGACGAAGCTGGCGGGACTGGTTGCGCGAAGACGGCCCGGCGGCGCCGGAAATCACCCCGGCGGATCCGGCCACGCTGTTCTACACCTCGGGGACCACCGGGATGCCCAAGGGGGTGCCGCTGACCCACGGCAACATCACCGCCAACCTCAATGCGCTTCTCGGCCAGGAGCTAGCCCAGAGGGACGACCGGATCTTCGTCCCGCTTCCGTACCACCATGTCTACCCCTTTACGCTCGGGCTGATCACCCCCCTGGCGTTGGGTGCGAGCATCGTGCTGCCGTACTCAGTCCTCGGTCCGCAGATCGTGCGCGCGCTGCGCGAGGGGGATGCCACCATCATCCTCGGCGTGCCACGGCTCTACGAGGCCCTTGATGGTGCTATCCGCGGCCGCGTCGCCGAGCGGGGGGCGCGCGCCGAGCGCCTGTTCGAGGGCATGCTCCGGCTGTCCCGGGCGGCACGTCACCGGTTGGGCTGGCCCTTGGGACGGCGCCTGTTCCGTAGCCTGCATCAGCGCATGGCCCCTTCGGTGCGCATGGTTGTCGCCGGAGGTGCCCCGCTGAATCCAGAGATCGGCGAGCGACTGCGGGATCTGGGCTGGGAGGTGGCGACCGGTTACGGCCTCACGGAGACCTCGCCGATCCTGACCTATAACCCGCCGGATCGGCTGCGCCTGAAGGCGGCCGGCCTGCCGCTACCGGGTGTGGAGCTGCGCATCGATCCTGTCGAGGAGGGGGCGCGCACCGGCGAGGTGCTCGCTCGCGGCCAGAATGTCTTCCAGGGGTACTGGCACCTACCTGAAAAGAGTGCCGAGGTGTTCACCCCGGACGGCTTTTACCGCACCGGGGATCTGGGCTGGTTCGACGAGGAGGGGTACCTGCACCTGGAGGGCCGAGCCTCCGAGATGATCGTCCTCGCCGGCGGCGAGAATGTCGACCCAGAGCGGGTCGAGGGCGCGCTCTCCGCTGCCGAGGCCGTCCGCGACGCCGGAGTGCTCGAGCATGAGGGGCGCCTGGCGGCGGTGCTGTTCCCTGACCCGCAGGCCGTCCGGGATCTCGACGACGAGCAGGTACGCCAGCGGCTGAACCAGGCCCTGCACGAAGCGGCTGGGGTCCTGCCGAGCCATCATCAGATCAGCACCTATCGGGTCAGCTCCGATCCGCTGCCCAGGACGCGCCTGGGCAAGCTGCGCCGCCACAAGCTGCGAGAGCTGTTCGAAATGCTCGGCGAGGGCGCCAAGGCGGCCGAGACCGGTCCCATGCCCGAGGAGCGGATGGCGGTGGAGGATCAGCAGCTGCTGCAGATCCCCACTGCCCGCCGGGTCTGGGAGGGGCTCGTCCGCCGCTATCCGCGGGTGCGCTTGACCCCGGACAGCAATCTGCGTCTCGACCTCGGGCTCGACTCGCTGGGGTGGGTGGATCTGACCCTGGAGCTACGCGGTAGCGTCGGCGTGGCCTTGGAGGAGGAGGCCTTGGGGCGGATCGAGACCGTCCGCGACCTGCTGCGCGAGGCGGCCGAAGCCGCGGAGATCTCTCCCGATGAGAGCCGCGGGCCGGGCCTGGTGGAACAGCTGCGCGACCCGGAGGCCATGCTCAGCGACCAGCAACTACGCTGGATGCTGCCGCGTACGCGGTTCGAGCGCCTGCTCGGGGCGATCTTCTACGGCATCGACCAGGTTCTGTTCCGGGCCTATGCGCCGGTGCGCGTGGAAGGCCTGGAGAACCTGCCGGAGCGCGACCCGGTCTTGCTCGTCCCCAACCATCTGAGCGCCGTGGATCCACCGGCGCTGGGGTCGATCATGCGCTACGCCCGGATCGTGCGCATGCGCTGGGGTGGTTGGACCGGGCTGCTGTTCTCCAACCGTCTGGTGCGGCTGGTCAGCCGGGCCTGCCTGGTGCTGCCCATCGATCCGCACACCGGCCCACGCGGCAGCCTGGCGCTCGGTGCGAAAGCCCTACGGGATGGCTACGGGCTGGTCTGGTTCCCGGAGGGGCGGCGCTCGGCCGATGGCAGCCTGCAGGCGTTTCAGCCGGGCGTGGGTCTTCTGCTCCAGGCGCAGTCGGTACCGGCCATCCCGGTCTGGATCGAGGGAACCGATCGGGTCATGCCCATCGGCACCCGGCTGCTCAGGCCCGGGCGGATCACGATCCGCCTCGGAGAGCCCGTATCAGCGGAGACGCTGGATGCCGAAGGCGAGGGAGAGACGCCCGAGCTGCGCATCGCCGCGGCACTCGAGCAGCGGGTGCGCCGGCTCGGCCAGGCCGAGCCCGGGCAGGCGGAGTAG
- a CDS encoding DUF3683 domain-containing protein produces the protein MAANTQEPTRIREIPYNYTSFSDREIVVRFLGEQTWDLLNELRGERRTGISARMLFEVLGDLWVVSRNPYIQDDLINTPRRLRALVSSMHHRVDQIFARADGNQKGIDLGERARRAVRDFEQHYRRQRQRRQRIKRRLARHTRSDNICFDGLSRVSHATDATDWRVEIPFLVLTPDTEAEIAPLVATCIEEGLTIIPRGGGTGYTGGAVPLDGDSAVINTEKLDAIAPVEEVDLPGVDGPVSTIHVGAGAVTRRVSERAEAHGRVFAVDPTSQDASTIGGNISMNAGGKKAVLWGTTLDNIVSFRMITSEAKWIEVERLDHNLGKLDELDTVRFRVTHYARDGRTQEGEPQILSFSGTSFRKPGLGKDVTDKFLGGLPGVQKEGCDGLITSARMLVHRMPEHERTVCLEFYGHDLHEAVPAITEIRDDLLADEKVALAGLEHLDERYIQAVDYSPKANRSEIPKMILLADLASDDPDAVAEASSRIVRLANARNGEGFIAVSAEARRRFWAERSRTAAIASHTNAFKINEDVVIPLERLAEYTEGVERINVEQSMRNKLAMLDELLDYLNGDMPEVRQVKDFEDSEEGDRILADKKATAREHLSRIRERWQRILEAFDDRAAERDDLLDETARADCRPEDRIIDLLLRRSLRISYRREVERPLEEFFKGRDLQPVRARFTEIHDRVLRSRLFVALHMHAGDGNVHTNIPVNSGDYGMMREAERIVDRIMELAQSLGGVITGEHGVGLTKMQYLDPEQVQRFAEFIDRVDPEGRFNRGKLMPGSGLENAYTPSLFLVEEEALILEESELGELNRDIKDCLRCGKCKPVCSTHVPRANLLYSPRNKILAAGLIIEAFLYEEQTRRGLSLRHFDVMNDVADHCTICHKCLKPCPVNIDFGDVTIRLRDILQRRKQRRTRLQTRVAMGFLNLTDPRLIKALRLGMARFGFAAQRQVSQTLRRLGVFPLKRRPGSTTERSSIPAQAVHFLEKPMPSNVPPQGMRQILGAEESDHIPIIRDPQKTDENSEAVFYFPGCGPERLFSQVGMATLAMLHDAGVKTVLPPGYLCCGYPQHAGGYIDRAKQITTANRVLLHRVANTLNYMDIQTVVVSCGTCISQLELYEFNRIFPGCRLIDIHEFLLEKGYRLEGSEATQYLYHDPCHPSIKTQNPTSVATELMGQPVQLSDRCCGESGVFAVSRPDISSQVRHRKQEEIRQGVESLTGAERAEDGNVRMLTTCPSCLQGLSRYREDTGVETDYIVTEMARELLGQDWQERFTEQARKGSLEKVLL, from the coding sequence ATGGCCGCAAATACGCAGGAACCGACCCGTATCCGAGAGATTCCCTATAACTATACGTCCTTCTCCGACCGAGAGATCGTGGTCCGTTTCCTCGGCGAGCAGACCTGGGACCTGCTCAACGAACTCCGGGGCGAGCGGCGCACTGGGATCTCAGCCCGCATGCTCTTCGAGGTCCTCGGCGATCTCTGGGTTGTCTCCCGTAATCCTTACATCCAGGACGACCTGATCAATACCCCAAGGCGGCTGCGCGCGCTGGTCAGCTCCATGCACCACCGCGTCGACCAGATCTTCGCGCGCGCCGATGGCAACCAGAAAGGCATCGACCTGGGCGAACGGGCTCGCCGCGCGGTCCGCGATTTCGAGCAGCACTATCGCCGTCAACGTCAACGCCGACAGCGCATCAAGCGGCGGCTCGCGCGCCACACGCGCAGCGACAACATCTGCTTCGACGGCCTCTCGCGGGTTTCCCACGCCACCGACGCCACGGACTGGCGCGTCGAGATCCCGTTCCTCGTCCTCACCCCGGATACCGAGGCGGAGATCGCCCCGCTGGTGGCGACCTGCATCGAGGAGGGGCTGACCATCATCCCCCGTGGTGGCGGCACCGGCTACACCGGCGGTGCCGTGCCGCTGGACGGCGACTCGGCGGTCATCAACACCGAGAAGCTTGATGCGATCGCTCCCGTCGAGGAAGTCGACCTCCCCGGGGTCGACGGACCGGTGAGCACCATCCATGTCGGTGCCGGCGCCGTCACCCGCCGGGTCAGTGAGCGCGCCGAGGCCCACGGTCGCGTCTTTGCCGTCGACCCCACCTCCCAGGACGCCTCGACCATCGGCGGCAACATCTCCATGAACGCCGGTGGCAAAAAGGCCGTCCTCTGGGGAACGACACTCGATAACATCGTCTCGTTCCGCATGATCACCTCCGAGGCCAAGTGGATTGAGGTCGAGCGCCTGGACCACAACCTCGGCAAGCTTGACGAGCTCGACACGGTGCGCTTTCGGGTCACGCACTACGCCCGGGACGGGCGCACCCAGGAGGGCGAGCCGCAGATCCTCAGTTTCTCGGGCACCTCGTTCCGCAAGCCGGGTCTCGGCAAGGACGTCACCGACAAGTTCCTCGGCGGCCTCCCCGGCGTCCAGAAGGAGGGCTGCGACGGACTGATCACCTCTGCGCGCATGCTCGTCCACCGCATGCCCGAGCACGAGCGCACCGTCTGCCTCGAGTTCTACGGCCACGACCTCCACGAGGCCGTGCCGGCGATCACGGAGATCCGTGACGACCTGCTCGCTGACGAGAAGGTGGCGCTGGCCGGTCTGGAGCACCTGGACGAGCGTTACATCCAGGCGGTGGATTACTCGCCCAAGGCCAACCGCAGCGAGATCCCCAAGATGATCCTTCTCGCCGATCTGGCCAGCGACGACCCCGACGCCGTCGCCGAAGCGTCATCGCGCATCGTGCGGCTGGCCAATGCGCGCAACGGCGAAGGCTTCATCGCGGTCTCGGCGGAGGCGCGGCGGCGCTTCTGGGCGGAGCGTTCCCGGACAGCCGCCATTGCCTCGCACACCAACGCGTTCAAGATCAATGAGGATGTCGTCATCCCGCTGGAGCGCCTGGCCGAGTACACCGAGGGCGTCGAGCGGATCAACGTCGAGCAGTCCATGCGCAACAAGCTCGCTATGCTCGACGAGCTGCTCGACTACCTGAACGGCGACATGCCCGAGGTCCGTCAGGTCAAGGACTTCGAGGACAGTGAGGAAGGCGACCGGATCCTCGCCGACAAGAAGGCAACCGCCCGTGAGCACCTGAGCCGCATCCGCGAGCGTTGGCAACGGATCCTGGAGGCCTTCGACGACCGCGCCGCCGAGCGTGATGACCTCCTCGATGAGACGGCCCGCGCCGACTGCCGCCCGGAGGACCGGATCATCGATCTGCTCCTGCGGCGCAGCCTGCGCATCTCTTACCGCCGGGAGGTCGAGCGACCGCTGGAGGAGTTCTTCAAAGGCCGCGACTTGCAGCCGGTGCGTGCCCGCTTCACCGAGATCCACGACCGGGTTTTGCGCAGCCGCCTGTTCGTCGCCCTGCACATGCACGCCGGTGACGGCAACGTGCACACCAACATCCCGGTGAACTCCGGCGACTACGGCATGATGCGCGAGGCCGAGCGGATTGTGGACCGCATCATGGAGCTTGCGCAGTCCCTGGGCGGCGTGATCACCGGCGAGCACGGCGTCGGCCTGACCAAGATGCAGTACCTGGATCCGGAGCAGGTGCAGCGCTTCGCCGAGTTCATCGACCGCGTCGACCCGGAGGGCCGTTTCAACCGGGGTAAGCTCATGCCCGGTTCCGGTCTCGAGAATGCCTACACGCCCTCGCTCTTCCTCGTCGAGGAAGAGGCGCTGATCCTCGAGGAGAGCGAGCTCGGCGAGCTTAACCGCGATATCAAGGACTGCCTGCGCTGCGGCAAGTGCAAACCGGTGTGCAGCACCCACGTACCGCGGGCCAACCTGCTCTACTCACCGCGCAACAAGATCCTGGCCGCGGGGCTGATCATCGAGGCCTTCCTCTACGAGGAGCAGACCCGGCGCGGGCTGTCGCTGCGCCACTTCGACGTCATGAACGACGTGGCGGATCACTGCACCATCTGCCACAAGTGCCTCAAGCCCTGCCCGGTGAATATCGACTTCGGTGACGTCACCATCCGGCTGCGGGATATCCTGCAGCGGCGCAAGCAGCGGCGTACGCGCCTGCAGACCCGGGTGGCCATGGGCTTCCTGAACCTCACCGACCCGCGCCTGATCAAGGCCCTGCGCCTGGGCATGGCGCGCTTCGGTTTCGCGGCACAGCGCCAAGTATCGCAGACCCTGCGGCGACTCGGCGTCTTCCCGCTCAAGCGCCGCCCCGGCAGCACGACCGAGCGTTCCAGCATCCCCGCCCAGGCGGTGCACTTCCTCGAGAAGCCGATGCCGTCCAACGTGCCGCCTCAGGGCATGCGTCAGATCCTCGGTGCCGAGGAGTCGGACCATATCCCGATCATCCGCGACCCGCAGAAGACCGACGAGAACAGCGAGGCGGTCTTCTACTTTCCCGGGTGCGGCCCGGAGCGACTGTTCAGCCAGGTGGGCATGGCCACCCTGGCCATGCTCCATGACGCCGGGGTGAAGACCGTTCTCCCTCCGGGGTACCTCTGCTGTGGCTACCCGCAACACGCCGGCGGCTACATCGATCGTGCCAAGCAGATCACTACCGCCAACCGGGTGCTCCTCCACCGGGTGGCCAACACCCTGAACTACATGGACATCCAGACGGTGGTCGTCTCCTGCGGCACCTGCATCAGCCAACTGGAACTCTACGAGTTCAACCGGATCTTCCCGGGGTGCCGCCTGATCGACATCCACGAGTTCCTGCTCGAGAAGGGCTATCGGCTGGAGGGCAGCGAGGCCACGCAGTACCTCTACCACGACCCCTGCCACCCGTCGATCAAGACGCAGAACCCGACGAGCGTGGCCACGGAGCTCATGGGCCAGCCCGTGCAGCTCTCCGATCGCTGCTGTGGTGAGTCGGGGGTCTTTGCCGTCTCCCGTCCGGATATCTCCAGTCAGGTGCGTCATCGCAAGCAGGAGGAGATCCGCCAAGGTGTCGAGTCGCTGACCGGGGCCGAGCGCGCCGAAGACGGCAACGTGCGGATGCTGACCACCTGCCCATCGTGCCTGCAGGGTCTGTCGCGCTATCGCGAGGACACGGGCGTCGAAACCGACTACATCGTCACCGAGATGGCCCGCGAACTCCTCGGCCAGGACTGGCAGGAGCGCTTCACGGAGCAGGCCCGGAAAGGCAGCCTGGAGAAGGTCCTGCTGTGA
- a CDS encoding NnrU family protein has translation MLILLLGLILFLGTHSIRVVADDWRANQIAAYGEIPWKAAYSVLSLLGLVIAIYGYGLTRVDAIWVWTPPTWTAHLMALVMIPAFILLFAAYGPANRIRNAIGHPMLLAVALWALAHLMANGRLGDLVFFGAFLAWAGVTFVSARERDRRQATTPAEPKRLGDAWAIVGGLIGYIVFALFLHVPITGVPAHL, from the coding sequence ATGCTGATCCTGCTGCTGGGCCTGATCCTGTTCCTCGGCACCCACTCGATCCGGGTTGTCGCCGACGATTGGCGGGCCAACCAGATCGCCGCCTACGGCGAGATTCCTTGGAAGGCCGCCTACTCGGTGCTCTCGCTACTGGGGCTGGTTATCGCCATTTACGGCTACGGGCTGACCCGGGTCGATGCCATCTGGGTGTGGACGCCCCCCACCTGGACCGCGCACCTGATGGCGCTAGTGATGATTCCGGCCTTCATCCTGCTCTTCGCCGCCTACGGGCCAGCCAACCGCATTCGCAACGCCATCGGCCACCCGATGTTGCTGGCGGTAGCACTGTGGGCCCTGGCCCACCTGATGGCCAACGGGCGCCTCGGTGACCTGGTCTTCTTCGGCGCCTTCCTGGCCTGGGCCGGCGTGACCTTCGTCTCGGCGCGGGAACGGGATCGCCGTCAGGCCACGACCCCGGCCGAACCGAAACGATTGGGGGATGCTTGGGCCATCGTCGGTGGGCTGATCGGCTACATCGTCTTCGCCCTGTTTCTGCACGTACCGATCACCGGCGTCCCGGCCCACTTGTAG
- a CDS encoding DUF3392 family protein, with amino-acid sequence MSELIDELLWRSGTWVHGHVHDIALALVATLLVVYGGSINRFVARPLRPYPWLMRVGAFVLMCAFGYGLVTVWITPLLAEALLYIETRYLGVAVIGAFLVIGWLAERRNQI; translated from the coding sequence GTGAGCGAGTTGATCGACGAGTTGCTGTGGCGATCCGGCACCTGGGTCCATGGGCATGTCCACGACATCGCCCTGGCCCTGGTGGCCACGCTGCTGGTGGTCTACGGGGGCAGCATCAACCGCTTCGTCGCCCGCCCCCTGCGGCCCTATCCGTGGCTGATGCGCGTGGGTGCCTTTGTCCTGATGTGCGCCTTCGGCTACGGTCTGGTCACGGTCTGGATCACGCCCCTGCTTGCCGAGGCCCTGCTGTATATCGAAACGCGCTACCTGGGCGTCGCGGTCATCGGCGCCTTCCTGGTCATCGGCTGGCTCGCCGAGCGCCGCAACCAGATCTGA
- a CDS encoding DUF2452 domain-containing protein: protein MADYKRDDNPDRHEGHSRTSPYPVSRLSAPIDLVDTAREIQEADQAINNRTSSKLTVIADQIRALQEQAREVLEESQRDMDLHRAKCNFTRRPGSIYHLYEREDGELYFSMLAPEDWRNGPPHTYKGSYRLEADLSWTPFDEMDQPDATRDMVQRLIADHRSGGAG from the coding sequence ATGGCAGATTACAAACGCGACGACAATCCGGACCGTCACGAAGGGCACAGCCGGACTTCCCCCTATCCGGTCAGCCGGCTATCCGCGCCCATCGACCTTGTCGACACCGCCCGCGAGATCCAGGAGGCGGATCAGGCGATCAACAACCGCACCAGCTCAAAGCTGACGGTGATCGCGGATCAGATTCGCGCCCTCCAGGAGCAGGCACGGGAGGTGCTCGAGGAAAGTCAGCGTGACATGGACCTGCACCGGGCCAAGTGCAACTTCACCCGGCGCCCGGGCAGCATCTACCACCTCTACGAGCGCGAGGACGGCGAACTCTACTTCTCCATGCTCGCTCCCGAGGATTGGCGCAACGGCCCGCCCCATACCTACAAGGGGTCCTACCGCCTGGAAGCCGACCTCTCCTGGACACCATTCGACGAGATGGATCAGCCCGATGCCACCCGGGACATGGTGCAGCGCCTGATTGCCGATCACCGCAGCGGCGGCGCCGGCTGA
- a CDS encoding adenosylhomocysteinase encodes MTTTTSAEPGHQKLAWARAHMPVHKALRERYRETRPFEGLCIAVCSHIEAKTGVFLETLAAAGAEVVFTGSEPGSSQDDVVAALNEQPGISGYARRGVSEAELARLHGRALDHQPNLILDDAAELTARLVHQRPELLDGLRGVCEQTTTGVQRIQAMTAEGALHFPAYAVNHTPMKHEFDNIHGTGESALTNLMLTTNLLLAGKQVVICGYGDCGVGIAHKARAWGAQVTITEVEPRRALRAHMNGFAVRPMEEAAGVGDFFITATGNRDVIRAEHVARMRDGAILANAGHFNVEIDAAGLAQQAESRYPARPGIEAFRMSDGREIHLVCEGRLVNLAAPTAMGHPAEVMDQTFAMQFMAADDLLRHRDQLRAGVHPVPDEVDAEVARLKLETLGVGIDALTDSQRRFLEAWRADDILEAP; translated from the coding sequence ATGACCACGACGACCAGTGCCGAGCCTGGCCATCAGAAGCTTGCCTGGGCCCGCGCCCATATGCCGGTCCACAAAGCCCTGCGCGAGCGCTACCGCGAGACGCGCCCCTTCGAAGGCCTATGCATCGCGGTCTGTTCCCACATCGAGGCGAAAACCGGCGTCTTTCTGGAGACACTCGCCGCAGCCGGCGCCGAAGTCGTATTCACCGGCAGTGAACCCGGTTCCAGCCAGGACGATGTGGTCGCGGCACTCAATGAGCAACCCGGGATCAGCGGCTACGCCCGGCGCGGTGTCAGCGAGGCGGAGCTGGCCCGGCTCCACGGCCGCGCCCTGGATCACCAGCCCAACCTGATCCTGGATGACGCCGCCGAACTCACCGCACGACTCGTTCACCAGCGCCCCGAGCTGCTGGACGGGCTGCGTGGGGTCTGCGAGCAGACCACCACCGGTGTGCAGCGGATCCAGGCCATGACGGCCGAGGGCGCTCTGCATTTCCCGGCTTACGCCGTCAACCACACACCGATGAAGCACGAGTTTGACAATATCCACGGCACCGGCGAGTCGGCACTAACCAACCTGATGCTGACAACCAACCTGCTGCTCGCCGGAAAGCAGGTCGTGATCTGCGGCTACGGTGACTGCGGCGTGGGGATCGCCCACAAGGCCCGCGCCTGGGGGGCGCAGGTGACGATCACGGAGGTCGAACCACGCCGGGCGCTACGTGCCCACATGAACGGTTTCGCCGTGCGCCCCATGGAGGAGGCCGCCGGCGTCGGTGATTTCTTCATCACCGCCACGGGCAACCGGGATGTCATCCGCGCCGAGCACGTTGCGCGCATGCGCGACGGCGCGATCCTGGCCAACGCCGGGCACTTCAACGTGGAGATCGACGCCGCGGGCTTGGCCCAGCAGGCCGAATCCCGCTATCCGGCGCGACCGGGTATCGAGGCCTTCCGCATGAGCGACGGCCGCGAGATCCACTTGGTCTGCGAAGGTCGCCTGGTGAACCTGGCCGCCCCGACGGCCATGGGTCACCCGGCCGAGGTCATGGACCAGACCTTCGCGATGCAATTCATGGCCGCGGACGACCTGTTGCGCCACCGCGACCAGCTCCGCGCCGGCGTGCATCCGGTTCCCGACGAGGTCGACGCCGAGGTGGCCCGCCTCAAGCTGGAAACGCTGGGGGTCGGCATCGACGCCCTGACCGACAGCCAGCGCCGGTTTCTCGAGGCTTGGCGGGCCGATGACATCCTTGAAGCGCCCTGA